The Thermoplasmata archaeon genome window below encodes:
- a CDS encoding phenylalanine--tRNA ligase subunit alpha, with the protein MPRDVASELSYLEKRVLLTLRDRGSASPEEIRSKGKFKELVEVMNAASWLQAKGLVTMKERVVRSYGLRDRSVARTPLPERRALRALLRAKGRMPVPKLQAACRFNEAQLAIALGWLRRKGWANVEKAPEGSQLVATAEGRAAANGRAPDEELLARMAKGEIPEDAADPKVLKDLRSRQDLVREREAVRREIRLTPAGEKVLAAGIELKPEATLLTTDLLRDGKWRGVDFRRYDTRAFAPTVWPGKRHVLGAYLEKIRRIFLEMGFTEIDGDYVQSAFWNYDALFQPQDHPARDQLDSFYLSKPRTVALPEDAVVRRVAEAHETGGGTGSKGWRYAWERREAERALLRSHTTAITIRWLADHPKPPQKAFIIGRNFRRDAIDWKHLPEFHQVEGVVMEEGANLAQLIGIIEEFYRRLGFLGSKFRPGYFPYTEPSMEPEVQLPDGRWMELGGSGIFRPEVTKPLGIETPVLAWGLGLERVIMALEGISDIRELYLSDLDWLRNHKTIV; encoded by the coding sequence ATGCCCCGCGACGTGGCGTCCGAGCTCAGCTACCTCGAGAAGCGAGTCCTGCTGACGCTGAGGGATCGAGGGAGTGCGTCCCCTGAGGAGATTCGTTCCAAGGGAAAGTTCAAGGAGCTCGTGGAGGTCATGAACGCAGCCTCCTGGCTCCAGGCGAAGGGCCTTGTGACGATGAAGGAGCGCGTCGTCCGCTCGTACGGACTCCGGGACAGATCGGTCGCGCGCACGCCGCTGCCCGAGCGCCGGGCGCTCCGAGCCCTCCTGAGGGCGAAGGGGCGGATGCCCGTCCCCAAGTTGCAGGCCGCCTGCCGATTCAACGAGGCGCAACTCGCGATCGCCCTGGGGTGGCTGCGACGCAAGGGGTGGGCGAACGTCGAGAAGGCGCCCGAGGGGAGCCAGCTCGTGGCCACGGCGGAGGGCCGCGCCGCGGCGAACGGTCGCGCGCCCGACGAGGAACTCCTGGCCCGCATGGCGAAGGGCGAGATCCCCGAGGACGCCGCCGACCCCAAGGTCCTCAAGGACCTGAGGTCCCGCCAGGACCTCGTCCGGGAACGGGAGGCGGTCCGTCGCGAGATTCGCCTCACGCCCGCAGGGGAGAAGGTCCTCGCCGCTGGGATCGAGCTGAAGCCCGAAGCCACGCTCCTGACCACGGACCTGCTCCGGGACGGGAAGTGGCGCGGGGTGGACTTTCGCCGGTACGATACGCGAGCCTTCGCGCCGACCGTCTGGCCGGGGAAGCGGCACGTCCTGGGAGCCTACCTGGAGAAGATACGTCGTATCTTCCTAGAGATGGGCTTCACGGAGATCGACGGGGACTACGTGCAGAGCGCGTTCTGGAACTACGACGCGCTCTTCCAGCCCCAGGACCATCCGGCCCGCGACCAGCTCGACAGTTTCTATCTGTCAAAGCCGCGGACCGTCGCACTGCCCGAAGACGCGGTCGTCCGGCGCGTGGCCGAAGCCCACGAGACGGGCGGCGGCACGGGGAGCAAGGGGTGGCGGTACGCCTGGGAGCGGAGGGAGGCGGAGCGCGCCCTGCTTCGGTCCCACACGACCGCGATCACGATTCGCTGGCTCGCCGACCATCCGAAGCCCCCGCAGAAGGCGTTCATCATCGGCCGGAACTTCCGCCGGGACGCGATCGACTGGAAGCACCTCCCCGAGTTCCATCAGGTCGAGGGCGTCGTCATGGAGGAAGGCGCGAACCTCGCCCAGCTCATCGGGATCATCGAGGAGTTCTACCGGCGGCTCGGGTTCCTGGGCTCCAAGTTCCGGCCCGGCTACTTCCCGTACACGGAGCCGAGCATGGAGCCCGAGGTACAGCTGCCCGACGGGCGCTGGATGGAGCTGGGAGGCAGCGGGATCTTCCGCCCCGAGGTCACGAAGCCTCTCGGGATCGAGACCCCGGTCCTCGCCTGGGGTCTCGGCCTCGAACGAGTGATCATGGCCCTCGAAGGGATCTCGGACATCCGCGAGCTGTACCTCAGCGATCTGGACTGGCTTCGGAACCACAAGACCATCGTCTGA
- a CDS encoding tetratricopeptide repeat protein encodes MPSAEEAIAAGEQALSALDYDAAFKHFDKACKEDPKNAVAFFGKAESALGVPKVEAEEILGLYKKAIELDPENPQYHDALASFCVDLGRFNEAEEHYNKAAALDEDNAPFYWSEFAINYARKAPVAMQQFLDDKTRDMIRAKALTYALKALDIGKEDAKRVL; translated from the coding sequence ATGCCCTCCGCCGAGGAAGCGATCGCCGCGGGAGAGCAAGCCCTGAGCGCCCTCGACTACGATGCCGCCTTCAAGCACTTCGACAAGGCGTGCAAGGAGGACCCGAAGAACGCGGTCGCCTTCTTCGGCAAGGCGGAGTCCGCGCTCGGCGTCCCCAAGGTGGAGGCGGAGGAGATCCTCGGGCTGTACAAGAAGGCCATCGAGCTGGACCCGGAGAACCCCCAGTACCACGACGCGCTCGCGTCCTTCTGCGTGGACCTCGGCCGGTTCAACGAGGCAGAGGAGCACTACAACAAGGCCGCGGCGCTCGACGAGGACAACGCGCCGTTCTACTGGTCCGAGTTCGCGATCAACTATGCGCGGAAGGCGCCCGTGGCCATGCAGCAGTTCCTGGACGACAAGACGCGGGACATGATCCGCGCGAAGGCGCTCACGTACGCGCTCAAGGCCCTCGACATCGGGAAGGAAGACGCGAAGCGAGTCCTCTGA
- a CDS encoding ribbon-helix-helix domain-containing protein, giving the protein MDDNERITLRLEKENLELIDAFLKENKSYDSRSQLVRDAVQSFNQSLRGEGNTVSLHVPRYYLDLIDRLVGDGYFLSREHAIVRSIEEWFTRERVKEIQDHRKEIDKTTGKVVSVSDGAKDGVIPP; this is encoded by the coding sequence ATGGACGACAACGAGCGGATCACACTGCGGCTCGAGAAGGAGAACCTCGAGCTGATCGACGCGTTCTTGAAAGAGAACAAGTCGTACGACAGCCGCTCCCAGCTCGTCCGTGACGCCGTCCAGTCGTTCAACCAGAGCCTCCGGGGCGAGGGGAACACGGTGTCCCTGCACGTCCCGAGGTACTACCTGGACCTGATCGACCGCCTCGTGGGCGACGGGTACTTCCTGAGTCGGGAGCACGCGATCGTCCGCAGCATCGAGGAGTGGTTCACGCGGGAGCGGGTCAAGGAGATCCAGGACCACCGCAAGGAGATCGACAAGACGACGGGCAAGGTGGTCTCCGTCTCCGACGGCGCGAAGGACGGCGTCATCCCCCCATGA
- a CDS encoding secondary thiamine-phosphate synthase enzyme YjbQ — MVAFSASLSVSTRKGPQATDITREVTAAVVKSRIRSGLACIFTPSSTSAILTNEFEPGLMEEDIPAALERLFPEELEYGHEKRWGDGNGHSHVRATFLGPSLTIPVVDGALALGRWQQVVLLELDNKPRRREVLVQIVGES; from the coding sequence ATGGTCGCGTTCTCCGCGTCGCTCTCGGTCTCCACAAGGAAAGGCCCGCAGGCGACCGACATCACCCGCGAGGTCACGGCCGCGGTCGTGAAGTCCCGCATCCGATCGGGCCTTGCGTGCATCTTCACCCCGAGCAGCACGTCCGCGATCCTGACAAACGAGTTCGAACCGGGCCTCATGGAGGAGGACATCCCTGCGGCCTTGGAGCGCCTCTTCCCCGAGGAGCTGGAGTACGGACACGAGAAGCGGTGGGGCGACGGGAACGGGCACAGCCACGTGCGCGCGACCTTCCTCGGGCCGAGCCTGACGATCCCAGTCGTCGACGGCGCGCTCGCCCTCGGCAGGTGGCAGCAGGTCGTCCTCCTGGAGCTGGACAACAAGCCACGGCGGCGCGAGGTGCTCGTCCAGATCGTCGGCGAGTCGTGA
- the mptA gene encoding GTP cyclohydrolase MptA, with translation MPRDIQSENANHSYRLNKVGVTGVEKPVQVRRRGRNLTLTTSIDVFVDLPPKQKGSHLSRNLEVINELVDRSVREPVGSLEELTETVARQLLKKHEYATTSEVWARADYFLERRSPWGHTSMEPYHLVARTNACRGSASVERSIGVEVVGMTACPCAMEMVRDRLVKEHPEIKAWPDDIPFVTHNQRNRTTLILQEPDGVDIEADDLIDIVEASMSAPTYGLLKRPDEGRLVELAHANPRFVEDVAREVLDRLLAKYPTMPDTAWVRVKSEAEESIHKHNALAERAATFAELRAP, from the coding sequence ATCCCGCGGGACATCCAGAGCGAGAACGCGAACCACTCGTACCGGCTGAACAAGGTCGGCGTCACCGGGGTCGAGAAGCCCGTGCAGGTGCGCCGCCGGGGTCGCAACCTCACCCTCACGACGTCCATCGACGTGTTCGTAGACCTGCCGCCGAAGCAGAAGGGCTCCCACCTGTCCCGGAACCTCGAGGTGATCAACGAACTCGTGGACCGTTCCGTGCGCGAGCCCGTGGGGAGCCTGGAGGAGCTCACGGAGACGGTCGCGCGGCAGCTCTTGAAGAAGCACGAGTACGCGACGACGTCGGAGGTCTGGGCCCGAGCCGACTACTTCCTGGAGCGGCGGTCCCCCTGGGGCCACACGTCCATGGAACCGTACCATCTGGTCGCCCGCACGAACGCGTGTCGCGGATCCGCGAGCGTGGAGCGGTCCATCGGCGTCGAGGTCGTCGGCATGACCGCGTGCCCGTGCGCCATGGAGATGGTCCGCGATCGGCTCGTCAAGGAGCATCCCGAGATCAAGGCGTGGCCCGACGACATCCCGTTCGTCACCCACAACCAGCGGAACCGCACGACCCTAATCCTCCAGGAGCCGGACGGCGTCGACATCGAGGCGGACGACCTCATCGACATCGTCGAGGCATCCATGTCCGCACCCACGTACGGTCTGCTCAAGCGGCCGGATGAGGGCCGCCTGGTCGAGCTCGCCCATGCGAACCCGCGCTTCGTCGAGGATGTCGCACGCGAGGTGCTGGATCGGCTCCTGGCGAAGTACCCGACCATGCCGGACACCGCGTGGGTGCGCGTGAAGTCCGAGGCCGAGGAGTCGATCCACAAGCACAACGCGCTCGCGGAACGGGCCGCCACGTTCGCCGAACTCCGAGCGCCGTAA